In the genome of Methylophaga nitratireducenticrescens, one region contains:
- a CDS encoding MalY/PatB family protein — protein sequence MSKIDFDKPIDRSGTYSLKYDARQRLFGRDDAIPLWVADMDFAAPEAVTKALTARAQHPLYGYSEYPEALYQSTQEWFLRRHQWHIEAEHILICPGVVPSLHATIMALTEKHDQVIAQPPVYFPFFSAVTETQRELVLNPLQLVDDYYQINFAELAEQAAAGAKMLLLCSPHNPGGRVWSESELQQLLDIARQYQLIIVSDEIHADLVLSGQKHIPLATLADDVPMVTAVSASKTFNIAGLGMSMLIVPDNQHKKAIESVFNSWHVSAANPFSIEATVAAYRHGEQWLDELLLYLQQTYHWVQQFFAEQLPKIRILDLQSTYLLWLDCRELMLNDKQLRTFFVQQAGVAMNPGVMFGDAGSGFMRMNIAAPRAMIEQACQQIVSAWENMQ from the coding sequence ATGAGCAAGATTGATTTTGATAAGCCAATAGATCGTAGCGGCACATATAGTCTTAAATATGACGCCCGGCAGCGATTGTTTGGCCGGGATGATGCCATTCCATTGTGGGTGGCAGATATGGATTTTGCTGCCCCGGAGGCAGTGACAAAGGCGTTGACTGCCAGAGCCCAGCATCCACTTTATGGCTACAGTGAATATCCTGAAGCGTTGTATCAATCCACTCAGGAATGGTTTTTACGACGTCATCAATGGCATATTGAAGCTGAACATATCCTGATTTGTCCGGGAGTAGTGCCATCATTGCATGCCACCATCATGGCGCTCACCGAAAAGCATGATCAGGTGATAGCCCAGCCACCGGTATATTTCCCATTTTTCTCGGCAGTGACCGAGACCCAGCGGGAGCTGGTATTAAATCCGCTGCAGCTGGTGGACGATTATTACCAGATTAATTTTGCTGAATTGGCCGAACAGGCAGCAGCAGGGGCAAAAATGCTGCTACTCTGTTCACCACATAATCCGGGTGGACGGGTGTGGAGCGAGTCTGAACTGCAACAGCTGCTGGATATTGCCAGACAATATCAATTGATTATTGTCAGTGATGAAATTCATGCCGATCTGGTCTTATCGGGGCAGAAGCATATTCCGTTGGCAACACTGGCTGATGATGTGCCAATGGTGACCGCTGTATCGGCCAGCAAAACATTTAATATTGCCGGGCTTGGAATGTCGATGTTGATAGTCCCGGATAATCAGCATAAAAAAGCGATTGAATCGGTGTTTAACTCCTGGCATGTCAGCGCTGCCAATCCTTTTAGTATTGAAGCGACGGTAGCCGCCTACCGGCATGGAGAACAGTGGCTGGATGAACTGTTGTTGTATCTGCAGCAAACCTACCACTGGGTACAGCAATTTTTTGCTGAACAGCTACCGAAGATACGAATATTGGATTTACAATCAACCTATCTATTATGGCTGGATTGCCGTGAATTGATGCTTAATGACAAGCAACTCAGAACCTTTTTTGTTCAACAGGCGGGTGTGGCGATGAATCCCGGTGTGATGTTTGGCGATGCCGGCAGTGGTTTTATGCGAATGAATATTGCCGCGCCACGGGCGATGATCGAACAAGCCTGTCAGCAAATTGTCTCAGCCTGGGAAAATATGCAATGA
- a CDS encoding winged helix-turn-helix domain-containing protein, with amino-acid sequence MQQTIGDAAGEIWKYLKKNGVTSSSKLAKECGLDNKSLQRAIGWLSREDNLSLTQKGRSEIIDLKER; translated from the coding sequence ATGCAACAGACTATTGGTGATGCCGCTGGAGAAATTTGGAAATATCTCAAAAAGAATGGAGTCACAAGCTCTTCCAAATTGGCTAAAGAGTGTGGATTAGATAATAAGTCGCTTCAGCGAGCAATTGGCTGGTTGAGCCGAGAAGATAACCTCAGTCTGACGCAAAAGGGGCGTAGCGAAATCATCGACCTTAAAGAGCGTTAA
- a CDS encoding Tll0287-like domain-containing protein, whose product MNIRPIIFITILLCTFSVQAESAKEFETQANAAIKEFAETLKSALMLSMQTDGSVKTIAVCKDIAPRVAEQVSTKYNLDVSRTALKIRNPENKPDEWEKTVLRSFEKRLEKGETIKKLSFSEQVETDGVKQWRMMKAIGTDLVCVTCHGEKIPEPIQAKLKKHYPDDQAKGFSVGSVRGAFTIKQIVPAD is encoded by the coding sequence ATGAATATTCGGCCGATTATTTTTATCACAATCTTGTTGTGTACCTTTTCAGTTCAGGCTGAGAGCGCTAAAGAATTTGAAACCCAGGCCAATGCGGCGATAAAAGAATTTGCCGAAACGCTCAAATCAGCATTGATGTTATCCATGCAAACAGATGGTTCAGTGAAAACTATTGCTGTTTGTAAAGATATTGCTCCCAGAGTGGCAGAACAGGTTTCCACCAAATACAATCTTGATGTCAGTCGTACCGCCCTGAAAATCCGTAACCCTGAAAATAAGCCTGATGAATGGGAAAAAACTGTTTTAAGAAGTTTTGAGAAACGCCTGGAAAAAGGCGAAACCATTAAAAAGCTCAGTTTCAGTGAGCAGGTGGAAACAGACGGCGTTAAACAATGGCGCATGATGAAAGCGATTGGTACCGATTTAGTCTGCGTCACCTGCCACGGTGAAAAGATACCGGAGCCTATCCAGGCCAAGTTGAAAAAACACTATCCCGATGATCAGGCCAAGGGATTTAGCGTAGGTAGTGTCCGTGGAGCCTTTACCATAAAGCAAATTGTACCGGCAGATTAA
- the parE gene encoding DNA topoisomerase IV subunit B: protein MTNIYDASAIEVLTGLDPVRKRPGMYTDTTRPNHLAQEVIDNSVDEAIAGHATKIEVILHPDNSLEVIDDGRGMPVDIHPEEGVPGVEVILTRLHAGGKFSNKNYRFSGGLHGVGVSVVNALSKRLEVNIRRDGVSYSIAFENGLLVESLAETGTVGKKNTGTSVRFWPDTSFFDAPKFLVSRLRHVLRAKAVLCPGLGVTFEDLSGAEKQNDRWCYEDGLNSYLANAMTDLPCVPAKPFVGHFADADQEVDWALMWQLEPAEIIAESYVNLIPTAQGGTHVNGLRSGLLDALREFCEFRSLLPRGVKLSAEDIWERCSYVLSVKLQDPQFSGQTKERLSSRQCAGFVAGAVKDSFSLWLNHHIEDGEKIAELAINNAQSRLKQAKKVVRKRVQSGPALPGKLADCTSQDPSRTELFLVEGDSAGGSAKQGRDRVFQAIMPLRGKILNTWEVEASQVLASQEVHDIAVAVGVDPGSDDLTGLRYGKICILADADSDGAHIATLLCALFVRHFRPLVESGHICVAMPPLYRIDVGKQVFYALDDEERQIILDRIERDKIKGKVSTQRFKGLGEMNPLQLRETTMAPDTRRLIRLTIDADDDTFMTLDKLLAKKRAGDRKVWLEQHGDLADGLI, encoded by the coding sequence ATGACCAATATCTACGACGCTTCGGCAATTGAGGTTCTAACGGGATTGGATCCGGTCAGAAAACGACCTGGCATGTATACCGATACCACAAGACCGAATCATCTGGCTCAGGAAGTCATTGATAACAGTGTCGATGAAGCCATTGCCGGTCACGCAACAAAGATTGAAGTCATCCTGCACCCCGATAACTCGCTTGAAGTCATTGATGATGGACGGGGAATGCCTGTGGATATCCACCCTGAAGAAGGGGTACCCGGCGTTGAAGTCATTCTGACCCGGCTGCATGCCGGGGGTAAGTTTTCCAATAAAAATTATCGTTTTTCCGGTGGTCTGCATGGCGTCGGTGTCTCTGTCGTCAATGCCTTATCCAAACGACTGGAAGTTAATATTCGTCGTGATGGCGTCAGTTACAGCATTGCATTTGAAAATGGGCTATTGGTCGAATCCTTAGCTGAAACCGGTACTGTCGGCAAAAAGAATACCGGCACCAGTGTGCGTTTCTGGCCGGACACCAGCTTTTTTGATGCCCCTAAATTTCTGGTCTCGCGTTTGCGTCATGTTTTGCGAGCCAAAGCGGTACTGTGCCCCGGTTTAGGGGTCACCTTTGAAGATTTAAGTGGTGCCGAAAAACAAAATGATCGCTGGTGTTATGAGGATGGCTTGAACAGTTATCTCGCCAATGCGATGACGGATCTGCCCTGTGTACCGGCCAAACCATTTGTTGGCCATTTTGCCGATGCAGATCAGGAAGTCGACTGGGCCCTTATGTGGCAGCTTGAACCGGCAGAAATCATTGCTGAAAGTTATGTGAATCTTATTCCAACGGCACAGGGAGGCACTCATGTAAATGGATTACGTTCCGGGCTGCTTGATGCTTTGCGTGAATTCTGTGAATTTCGCAGCCTGCTGCCACGTGGCGTAAAACTATCGGCCGAAGATATTTGGGAACGTTGCAGTTACGTATTATCAGTCAAATTACAGGATCCGCAGTTTTCCGGTCAGACTAAAGAACGTTTGTCTTCCCGACAATGTGCCGGGTTTGTGGCTGGTGCCGTAAAAGATTCGTTCAGTTTATGGCTCAATCACCATATTGAAGATGGTGAAAAAATAGCTGAGCTGGCGATTAACAATGCCCAATCACGTTTAAAACAGGCTAAAAAGGTTGTACGTAAACGGGTGCAATCCGGTCCGGCACTTCCTGGCAAACTGGCGGACTGTACTTCTCAGGATCCATCTCGCACTGAACTGTTTCTGGTGGAAGGGGATTCTGCAGGTGGCAGTGCGAAACAAGGACGTGATCGTGTATTTCAGGCCATCATGCCGTTACGCGGTAAAATTCTGAATACCTGGGAAGTCGAAGCCTCGCAGGTGCTGGCTTCACAGGAAGTCCATGACATCGCTGTTGCAGTGGGGGTTGATCCCGGCTCGGATGATCTTACCGGTCTGCGCTACGGCAAAATCTGTATTCTTGCTGATGCCGACTCAGATGGCGCGCATATTGCGACGCTGTTATGTGCGTTATTTGTCCGACATTTCCGACCACTGGTCGAATCCGGGCATATCTGTGTGGCGATGCCACCTTTATATCGGATCGATGTGGGCAAACAAGTGTTTTACGCACTGGATGATGAAGAGCGGCAAATCATTCTGGACCGTATCGAGCGCGATAAGATTAAAGGCAAAGTCAGTACCCAGCGCTTTAAAGGTCTGGGCGAGATGAATCCTTTGCAATTACGTGAAACTACCATGGCTCCTGATACACGCCGTCTGATTCGACTCACCATTGACGCCGATGATGATACGTTTATGACGCTTGATAAACTGCTGGCCAAGAAACGGGCGGGTGATCGAAAAGTCTGGCTGGAACAGCATGGCGATTTAGCTGATGGTTTAATCTGA
- the parC gene encoding DNA topoisomerase IV subunit A, producing the protein MSTIVDDLEQQPLRDFTEKAYLGYSMYVILDRALPHLADGLKPVQRRIVYAMSELGLSALSKHKKSARTVGDVLGKYHPHGDSACYEAMVLMAQPFSYRYTLIDGQGNWGSMDDPKSFAAMRYTEARLAPYAQTLLTELGQGTVEWMPNFDGTMDEPQLLPARLPNVLLNGATGIAVGMATDILPHNLREVVNACLLLLKSPKSTLDDLLTEIQGPDFPTGGEIVSPQAEIRRIYETGHGSIRQRAAYKVEDNEVVIHALPYQTSGAKVLEQIAAQMNNKKLPMVADLRDESDHEQAVRLVIVPRSNRVDIESLMSHLFATTDLERSYRVNMNMIGLDGRPQVKSLLQMLSEWLTYRIQTVRRRLQYRLDKVLDRMHVLEGLLVAYLNIDEVIAIIRYEDDPKAELMARFSLSDRQAESILELRLRHLAKLEEMKLKGEMDELSKERKSLELLLSSETRLKSLIRKELTADAEKYGDDRRSEIKQREAAKALSETELLPTEPLTIVLSASGWVRAAKGHDVDPGSLNYRTGDRYLASVKTRSNQQVVFLDESGRSYSLAAHTLPSARGQGEPLSGRLQSAPEVRFIAVIAAENDQMVLLSNTAGYGFVTRFDNLLAKNKAGKALFNLPEKAALLPPLVVDTKMPQQLAVAAGDGRLLVFPISEVPELNKGKGVRLINIPQARFTSGQEWLQSVTLVPENHSLTLHAGRRHLTLKTADLQHYAGERGKRGHKLPRGLQKVSSVEVAE; encoded by the coding sequence ATGAGCACTATAGTCGACGATCTGGAACAGCAACCGCTTCGGGATTTTACCGAAAAGGCCTATCTGGGATATTCCATGTACGTCATTCTGGATCGTGCCTTACCGCATCTGGCTGATGGTCTTAAACCGGTACAGCGACGCATTGTTTATGCGATGTCCGAGTTGGGCCTCAGTGCTTTATCCAAACATAAAAAATCCGCTCGTACCGTCGGTGACGTATTAGGTAAATATCATCCGCATGGTGATTCGGCCTGTTACGAAGCCATGGTGCTGATGGCTCAGCCATTCTCCTATCGTTACACCTTGATTGACGGTCAGGGTAACTGGGGGTCAATGGATGATCCCAAATCATTTGCCGCCATGCGTTATACCGAAGCACGTCTGGCACCTTACGCCCAAACATTATTAACTGAGCTGGGGCAGGGCACGGTCGAATGGATGCCCAATTTTGATGGCACCATGGATGAGCCACAACTGCTGCCCGCACGACTTCCCAATGTATTATTGAACGGTGCCACCGGTATTGCCGTGGGTATGGCAACTGACATCCTGCCGCACAATTTGCGGGAAGTGGTTAACGCCTGTCTGCTGTTACTCAAATCACCGAAAAGTACACTGGATGATCTGTTAACTGAAATTCAGGGCCCGGATTTCCCGACTGGTGGTGAAATCGTCTCGCCTCAGGCCGAAATCCGCCGCATTTACGAAACCGGTCATGGTTCGATTCGCCAGCGTGCTGCTTATAAAGTTGAAGACAACGAAGTTGTGATTCATGCGCTACCCTATCAGACTTCCGGTGCCAAAGTGCTGGAACAGATCGCCGCACAGATGAATAACAAAAAGCTGCCAATGGTCGCAGATTTACGCGATGAATCTGATCACGAACAGGCAGTGCGTCTGGTGATTGTGCCGCGTTCCAATCGGGTGGACATTGAAAGTCTGATGTCGCATCTGTTTGCCACTACTGATCTGGAACGCAGCTACCGCGTCAATATGAACATGATCGGCCTTGATGGTCGGCCGCAGGTGAAAAGCCTGCTGCAGATGCTCAGCGAATGGTTAACCTACCGGATTCAAACGGTACGCCGCCGCTTGCAGTATCGTCTGGATAAAGTGCTGGATCGCATGCATGTGCTGGAAGGCCTGCTGGTTGCTTATCTGAATATAGATGAAGTCATTGCCATTATCCGTTATGAGGATGATCCCAAAGCCGAGTTAATGGCCCGATTCAGTCTTAGTGATCGCCAGGCCGAATCGATTCTCGAATTACGTTTGCGTCATTTGGCAAAACTGGAAGAAATGAAGCTCAAAGGCGAAATGGATGAGCTCAGTAAGGAACGTAAATCACTGGAATTATTACTGAGCTCAGAAACCCGTTTGAAATCGTTGATCCGCAAGGAGCTGACAGCTGATGCCGAAAAATATGGTGATGACCGTCGTAGTGAAATCAAACAACGTGAGGCCGCTAAAGCACTCAGTGAAACCGAATTACTTCCCACAGAACCTCTGACAATTGTGTTATCGGCCAGTGGCTGGGTGCGGGCGGCCAAAGGCCATGATGTGGATCCGGGATCATTAAATTACCGAACCGGCGATCGCTATCTGGCATCGGTGAAAACCCGAAGTAACCAGCAGGTAGTGTTCCTCGATGAAAGCGGCCGTAGTTATTCACTGGCGGCGCATACCTTGCCATCAGCAAGAGGCCAGGGAGAACCGCTGAGCGGTCGATTGCAATCTGCACCAGAAGTACGCTTTATTGCGGTGATTGCTGCCGAGAATGATCAGATGGTGTTGTTATCCAATACTGCTGGATATGGTTTTGTAACTCGCTTTGATAACTTACTGGCTAAAAACAAAGCCGGAAAAGCTTTATTCAATCTGCCAGAAAAAGCGGCGTTATTACCACCCTTGGTGGTCGATACAAAAATGCCGCAACAACTGGCGGTTGCTGCAGGAGATGGAAGGTTATTAGTCTTCCCAATCAGTGAAGTGCCGGAACTCAATAAAGGCAAGGGCGTCCGTTTGATCAATATTCCGCAAGCACGTTTCACCAGTGGTCAGGAATGGTTGCAATCGGTCACGCTGGTGCCGGAAAATCATAGTTTGACGCTGCACGCCGGACGTCGTCATCTAACGTTGAAAACCGCTGATCTGCAGCACTATGCGGGCGAGCGGGGCAAACGTGGACACAAGTTACCCAGAGGGTTACAAAAAGTCAGCTCTGTGGAAGTAGCCGAGTAA
- a CDS encoding DUF3305 domain-containing protein yields MLDIPSDHFSVTAVLLKKSSQHRWASYSWSFLGVMPGLSETQFSKAQTQGELHYYPELHLRLFRHYCENYYLNLMSEQAKIYFIGRLENDLLTPVLLTVDFEEAASYMEAGDQVLEAALPDELCVWLERFIIYHYAPEAPKKRRGGRRKDKGE; encoded by the coding sequence ATGCTGGATATACCTTCTGATCATTTTTCCGTTACCGCTGTATTGCTGAAAAAATCCAGTCAACATCGCTGGGCCAGTTATTCCTGGTCTTTTCTTGGGGTGATGCCTGGTCTTAGCGAAACACAATTCTCCAAAGCACAGACGCAAGGCGAACTGCATTATTATCCTGAGCTGCACCTGCGCTTATTTCGGCATTATTGCGAAAATTATTACCTCAACCTGATGTCAGAACAGGCCAAGATTTATTTTATTGGGCGTCTGGAAAATGATCTGTTAACACCGGTTTTATTAACGGTGGATTTCGAGGAAGCCGCTTCTTATATGGAAGCAGGCGATCAGGTGCTGGAAGCAGCTTTGCCGGATGAGTTATGTGTTTGGCTGGAACGTTTTATTATCTATCACTATGCACCGGAGGCACCCAAAAAACGTCGTGGTGGACGACGAAAAGATAAAGGTGAATGA
- a CDS encoding DUF3306 domain-containing protein, translating into MMNEKSPSERFLSRWSRRKQQTNIAEETATEKSALTEQNLTDEPAPAKEPADLPLWQREDVDPETKKQALRNLFRKPGFTQTDGLEEYENDYNYHAFAGLGSVVTHEMKRMLERQLAEADAAEQPAITVPAEGAEQHNDTQSRNNRDEEDKPIA; encoded by the coding sequence ATGATGAATGAAAAATCGCCATCAGAACGTTTTTTATCACGCTGGTCCCGCCGTAAGCAGCAAACCAATATTGCAGAAGAAACGGCAACTGAAAAATCAGCGCTTACCGAACAAAACCTGACAGATGAACCTGCACCAGCCAAAGAGCCAGCTGATTTGCCCCTTTGGCAACGTGAGGATGTTGATCCGGAAACCAAAAAACAGGCATTACGTAATTTATTTCGAAAACCGGGCTTTACTCAAACCGATGGGCTTGAAGAATACGAAAATGATTATAACTATCATGCTTTTGCTGGATTGGGCTCTGTGGTAACCCATGAAATGAAGCGGATGCTGGAACGTCAGCTGGCAGAAGCTGACGCAGCTGAACAGCCAGCGATAACTGTCCCTGCAGAAGGCGCTGAACAGCATAACGATACACAATCGCGAAATAATCGCGACGAGGAGGATAAGCCCATTGCATAA
- a CDS encoding 4Fe-4S binding protein translates to MVLEAGQIEIHPVQLIEFESRGRLLMVGSAEAVSAVTAHCQPLTISALVTETATVKIDDVTVLTGELDSLTGWLGEFDAVIAGQTLRFDLVLDLSDSPILKQKVSPLGYFAPGENQQALAEALQQLPELIGIFDKPRYFQYKPNICAHSRRGINGCNQCLEACPAEAISHAGDEVRVDPHLCQGCGSCVAVCPSGAMNYALPTLDVSLERLRAMMQQYAELEMKPPHILIHDESNAQTLLEMRGHELTDNVITFSIEEIGALSMPFWLAAMAYGAAGVTVWDALTHSDHDWLELQQQIKLTNELLNGMGYSTAIHWHQGNDFTALKSHIQQLPKTEVATPSRFAGMDNKRRVSTMALSHLYEHAPAPQSEIKLEKPAPFGDVLVDRQACTLCMSCVSVCPVGALVDGVDKPQLNFIEDLCVQCGICETACPENAITLAPRYLYQRDQARQKRILHEEAIFHCISCAKPFATQKMIDTITAKLKDHHMFQGAALNQLKMCEDCRVKAMFKKG, encoded by the coding sequence GTGGTTTTGGAAGCAGGCCAAATTGAAATTCATCCGGTGCAATTGATTGAATTTGAATCCCGTGGTCGTTTACTGATGGTTGGTAGTGCCGAAGCTGTTTCTGCCGTGACAGCACATTGCCAGCCATTAACTATCAGTGCATTGGTGACCGAAACAGCAACCGTTAAAATTGATGATGTAACGGTATTAACCGGTGAACTGGATAGCTTAACCGGCTGGTTGGGTGAGTTTGATGCAGTCATTGCAGGACAAACATTACGCTTTGATTTGGTGCTGGATTTGAGTGATTCACCAATTCTCAAACAAAAAGTTTCACCGTTAGGCTATTTTGCTCCCGGCGAAAATCAACAAGCCCTGGCCGAAGCCTTACAGCAATTGCCCGAACTGATTGGTATTTTCGATAAACCACGGTATTTCCAATATAAACCGAATATCTGTGCCCATTCCCGCCGTGGTATCAACGGCTGTAACCAATGTCTAGAAGCCTGTCCCGCCGAAGCGATCAGCCATGCCGGAGATGAAGTCCGAGTCGACCCTCATTTGTGTCAGGGCTGCGGCAGCTGTGTGGCGGTTTGCCCCTCCGGTGCAATGAATTATGCGTTGCCAACACTAGATGTCAGTTTGGAACGTTTACGTGCCATGATGCAGCAATATGCTGAACTCGAAATGAAACCACCGCATATTCTGATCCATGATGAATCCAATGCTCAAACCTTGTTGGAAATGCGCGGACATGAACTCACTGACAATGTGATCACTTTCTCGATTGAAGAAATTGGCGCGTTGAGCATGCCTTTCTGGCTGGCTGCGATGGCCTATGGCGCGGCTGGTGTCACTGTTTGGGATGCTTTGACCCACAGTGATCACGATTGGCTGGAACTGCAGCAGCAAATAAAGTTAACCAACGAATTATTGAACGGGATGGGCTATTCGACCGCCATTCACTGGCATCAAGGCAATGATTTCACGGCCTTAAAATCCCACATCCAGCAGTTGCCCAAAACAGAGGTTGCCACTCCAAGCCGCTTTGCCGGTATGGATAACAAGCGCCGAGTCAGCACCATGGCCTTATCTCATCTATACGAACATGCTCCAGCACCTCAGTCAGAAATCAAACTGGAAAAACCGGCACCATTTGGTGATGTTCTGGTCGATAGACAGGCTTGTACCTTATGTATGTCATGTGTTTCAGTCTGTCCGGTCGGCGCATTGGTTGACGGGGTCGACAAACCGCAACTGAATTTTATTGAAGATTTATGTGTGCAATGCGGTATTTGTGAAACAGCTTGCCCTGAAAATGCCATCACGCTGGCACCGAGGTATCTTTATCAGCGTGATCAGGCACGGCAAAAACGCATTTTGCATGAGGAGGCGATCTTTCATTGCATCAGTTGTGCAAAACCATTTGCCACTCAGAAAATGATCGACACGATTACCGCAAAATTAAAAGATCATCATATGTTTCAGGGCGCAGCACTGAATCAACTGAAGATGTGTGAGGATTGTCGTGTCAAAGCCATGTTCAAAAAAGGTTAA
- a CDS encoding TorD/DmsD family molecular chaperone, with the protein MEEIEETQWRAQTYALLANLLAAPPQQDLLDNIVNLKVTEPETSLGQGWLALIDAATQNNAEQIADEYQELFIGLAHGEVIPYGSYYQSGFLNEKPLARLRIDLGKLGLERQQDKAEPEDHIAGECDVMRLILTANGIPVIDDKTFFNAHLRPWAAKFFADLIHAKSAVFYKAVALLGKHFIEMELERLEQ; encoded by the coding sequence GTGGAAGAAATTGAAGAAACCCAGTGGCGAGCTCAAACCTACGCATTATTAGCTAATTTGCTGGCGGCGCCCCCACAGCAGGATTTACTCGACAATATTGTAAATTTAAAGGTTACAGAGCCGGAAACATCTTTAGGTCAGGGGTGGCTGGCATTGATTGATGCCGCTACACAAAACAATGCTGAGCAAATTGCCGATGAATATCAGGAATTGTTTATCGGACTGGCTCATGGGGAGGTGATTCCTTATGGTTCCTATTATCAAAGTGGATTTTTAAATGAAAAACCTCTGGCAAGATTGCGTATTGATTTAGGTAAACTTGGCTTGGAACGACAACAGGATAAAGCAGAACCTGAAGATCACATTGCTGGTGAATGCGATGTGATGCGTTTGATTCTGACGGCAAACGGTATCCCTGTTATTGATGACAAAACCTTTTTCAACGCGCATTTACGCCCTTGGGCTGCTAAGTTTTTTGCTGATTTGATACATGCCAAGAGTGCAGTTTTTTATAAAGCTGTCGCTTTGTTGGGTAAACATTTTATTGAAATGGAACTTGAACGACTTGAACAATGA